The Prionailurus bengalensis isolate Pbe53 chromosome F2, Fcat_Pben_1.1_paternal_pri, whole genome shotgun sequence genomic interval ttcagccatctttcttctcctgcctccccaccaaTTTCCATCTagatttgaactcacaaccatcaTCTACAAGAATTAGAGTACCCGCTGGGGGTAAGCCTAGTACTAAAACTGTAACATCAGCTGGAACTATTTGCTTTCTCTAGTGACCACAGAATCTCCCTCATTTTTCATCAGCTTTTACCTTCTGTTTCTATAACCCCATCAAAACCAAATATACCCAGGCTTCCCGTATCCATCTCAGGAAACAAGATTAACCACTTTCCTTCAGCCTTGGCAGTGtgcccacccccagcacccctcCTCCCTGTTTCCCCATCACACTGTCACCCCATCTCAGCCCCTCCAGCCTTCCActctctccccacccatctctgctttctttcacCAAACTCGCTTCTCACATCCCTGAAGCCCTGTTTCTGGAGCTGCTTCCTTTCACCACCCTCTCAGAGATTTCCTCATAGTCAAAATATTTGcgtctcctctctccctcaccttccaCATCCAAATTGCCCTGCAGACCTTGCAAACAGACCCTACAGGTGTCCCCtagttccctccctcccctcctctctgttcctttcaccCTGCAAGAgtgctgtccccctccccctctcccttgttCCAGTCTCACCTTCCTTCAATCTGCCCTTCCATCGTCCACTGCTCAAAGTTCACTTGTGGAACACTCCCCCTCTTTAACAATTTTGCATGGTGAGCTGCGGAACCAAAGTTATATGCTCTAGCTTTGAACTCCCAGTGCTCTTCATGTGCCCTCCTCTGTGGTCTTAATCCCACAGATACCCTGTGTGCCAGGTGCACCGCCCTGCACGTGCTCACCCCATGGATCCACCTGGAATAATGTTCTCATCTTCCCTCCTGCCACTCCCACAACTGGAAAATAACTCTTCTTTCCTCGAGGCCCCCATCAGCCATCTCCAACAATCTGATACTCATATTGGCCCCTCACCCACAGGACCTTCATCCCACCTTAACACAAGACAAAGCCCTTCCTACTGTACTCCTCTAACACTATCACTTTGATTTGTAACTGCTTATTTGTGATGGTCTTAGATTCCAGACCATGAGCACTGTGAGGGCTGCCTCCACACATCACTCGACTCTGTCCCTGATGCCTCATGTGGCATCTGAACTGTGCCTCTGTTCTTGAAGCTTCATCTTCTGTGCATCTATTTTATTCCCCAGACTATCGcctctctattttctcttctgcCCCCATTTCTGATCCACCAGGATCGAGAACCCACCATGCCCTCCACACTTCTTCCTAGATATCTTTTCTCTAGAAAATCACTTTTGCTTCCAAAAGCTCCCACTGGGGCTCTGATCTTGCCTtcttcacatcaggctctgcttcctCCACCTGTGCATGACTTCATCCACCTCACAAGTATGTATTGTTTGCTCAACactttcatataataaatatcaaTTGTCCCTGGGGATCTTGCCACCACATGGAGCAATGCATTGCTCCCTCATGGTCCCCCTCATATCCCCTTGTGTCAGGAGATCACCATTTAGGTCCCTTTTTACTGTTCCCATCATCCTgctttgtctgtttgtttgttttacagcaACCTCTCCAAAAGCTATCCCTCCCCCTCCATATGTGATCTATCCCTTGACCATGAATGGTGTGTAAACTAAGGTTAAGGGGACTATATAATTTACCATCTAAGCCAAGACGCTTGGGCAATGAACAAGGGAGCTATGAATAGTTTCAGCAGGTATAAACTGGGACCCTCCCTGGCCAATCAGTACATGTGGCCTCCTTTCTTATTTGACCCGCCCAGCAGGATCCACTGCTTTAAATGCTTCCACTGGGGTCTAAGCATGCCCAGCATCATCTCCCTTCTCTTTATCCCAGCCTCAAGACTTCCAGCACTTCCCCTGCCTTTAGCATCAAAttcatcctcctcctctcctcctcctgcagTTTGCTGAAGAGTCTACCTGATCCAAACCCTTTGCTCCATCTTATGTCAAGCAGCCACGGGTGACTTTTATTCTTGattcattttcctctctgtttcttcttcaggCAGTGCTCACCTATAGGAATCACCTCCCCGTCGCCGTTCCAATTTACTTTTCTCCTCCTAATTGAAACCCAACGTGAAGTTCACCTTCACCTGAAATGATGGTGAGGAATCAGGGGAGAAAATACTGCTATCAAAAGCCAAATATTGACACCCCCCCCATTTATTTGCATACTACATTATTTAcaggagagaaacacagagaaaataaagaggggAGGTGGAAATTAGTGTTTATCCACacaatctcttttgcattttacCCTATAAGCACCTTGCACTTAGGACTCCTTGTATCTTGATAATATCAGTATCAAGGACGTTAAGGGCTTTCTCAAGTGATTATTCATGAACATTTGGGGGCGGCTTCAGCTTTCTTCAAAATAAAGTTGCCCAAAATGGTACCTAGAGGCTCAGAGCTACAAGAAGAAATGTTGATAATTTTCTGTTCTCAGTGGCATTTTTCagtttaacaaatgtttttagtCCTAAAGGCATGAGCACATTTAAAGATGGGTGTCCATTCTGACACGTGCCTGCACATTTCTCACCTTCCGGCTGCTGCTGCTCCCTCTTCTGGTCAGCACTGAGGGAAAGTGCAGAGGCAGGGGTGCGGGAGGcggagagtgagaaagacagtTCGTCTTACTTTGACAGGACAAACACAAAGATGGGAGATAGGCTCCACTCAATTATCACATTTGGTTTAATCAGCTTTGTGAGGCTTTTCATTCTAATCGGAGAGACCGAAAATGCCCACCATCGTTCTCAGCAACTCCAGAGAGTGAGAACAATCGCTCCCTTTCTCATCAAAGCCGGCAACCCTGCCAGGCACCTATGGCTGGAGTGCACggcccacccctctcccctgtcaGCCTGACACCAGGGAGCCCTGCCAAACTGAAAAGGAAGGGGATGGCAGTTCGGGTCATTACAGAGCGTTGCCAAAAAGTGCTCAGAAAATGGACAATTAATTTCGGCTGTCAAAACAGATACTAGAAGAGCCCAGTTAGATTTcaagcatttttttctctcccagcaAATCCAAGGCTTTGTCGGTGATAAGGGATGGAGCAGATTCTGGGGATGTTTGTGAGACGATATTACACAGTGGTTAAAGACTGCTGTGGACTGTGAGATCAGATTGCCTGGTATGAGTCCCAGTTGTGCTTTTTTTCcggccttttttcctttttcacaggcactttacctaacctctctgagcctcggttttcttGTCTGTACATTGGGAAGAGTACAagtagagaggaggaaaagggagaggagcaAGATGTGTGGACAGCACTAAGCTTTGCCAGGTCCCAGTGCAAGCAGTCTATAATGGTTgctggtttttattattattattggtagtGGTGATATTATCATGCCAAACCTTCTGCTTCTCTTGGAAGTTAATAGATTCAGTTTGTTTGCTCCCTCTTCCTGAATGATTACTGGGTTTGCccaaatttcagaaaattttctgAAGATCTCCGGGGCACCCTCGCTGGTAAGCAACGATTTATTGACTCAGTAAAAATGTTCCACGTGAATGTAAAAcctcaaagaaaagagaaatattttttgttgttgttctcccCCAGTGAGGCCATAGTGTAGATGACACATACataagtaaaatggaatttgaaaagcaAGAGGCagagtattttgaaaaattaaaagtttcttatAAATCTTTACGAAAATGCATCTGTgtcaacacaataaaaataatatcccaGCCTACTGGTTTTCATCTTCCAGCCCCGGGCAAGCACTAACACATTAACCCTTCCACCACCATCCAGTGCATGGAAAACCAATTGCCACCGCTCTTTAGGGCACATAAATGAACACCCTTGCCCTCATCTCCCATGACAAGAGCTTTCTCCCTCACAAAATCGTCATTTTCCAGATAATTCAAGAAAGCAATATCTTAAATGCACATCAGACAATACCACTTAATGATATTAACGATAAGCCCTCTtcacaattaagaaaaataagcaactttttcatttttttttttaatgtttatttatcttcaggagacagagaaagcattagctgggggaggggcaaagagagagagagacacacacacacagaatccaaagcaggctccaggctccgagctgtcaacacagagcccaatgtgggactcaatcccacaaactgtgagatcatgacctgagccaaagtcagatgattaactgactgagtcacccaggcgcccctgttttgttttgttttgttttttttaatttgaatgctCACCCTATGTTGCTGACTCCTCTGCTTCTCTATTCCCATTGCCGTGTCCCATACTACTAGGGAGAATTTATGCAACACTCTtccttattttattctacttattatttttatttttttaattattttaagtcaagtgtagttatattagtttcaggtgtacaatatagtaactcagcaattctatacattgctgaGTGCTCATCGTGATAAATGTACTTTTGATCCCCTCACCTATTTCATCactggccccaccccacccccctgccccacagcttcccctccagcaaccaccagtttgtgcTGTGTAGCTAAGAGTATGCTTTttagtttgtctctttcttctttgctcatgtattttgtttcttaaattccacatatgagtgaaatcatatggaatttgtctttctctatttcacttagcattaaaccCTGTAGATCGGCCCAtacagttgcaaatggcaagatttcattcttttttatggctgaataataatccattgcataaataccacatcttctttatctgtccATCTATCGATGGGCCCTTgtgttgtttccataatttagctattgtaaataatgcagcaataaTATGCAGATGCATGTATCTCGTTGAGCTAAcgttttcgtattctttgggtatTCTTtgctccacattctcgccaatatcttctttatctgtccATCTATCGATGGGCCCTTgtgttgtttccataatttagctattgtaaataatgcagcaataaTATGCAGATGCATGTATCTCGTTGAGCTAAcgttttcgtattctttgggtatTCTTtgctccacattctcgccaataCTTGCCGTTTCTTGTGTGTTTGATTTTAgatattctgacaggtgtgaggtgatatctcattgtggttttgatttgcagttccctgaggattagtgatgttgagcatcttttcatgtgcctattggccaccTGAATGTTTGAATGTGGAGGAATGTATactcatatcttctgcccatttttacattggattatttgtggagTTTTTGGCgttaagttgtataagttctttatgtatgcATGTTATGTAtgttggatacaaaccctttagcagatatgtcatttgcaaacatcttctcccattcagtatgttgccttttagttttgttgattatttcctttgctgtgcagaagctttttattttgatatagtcccaatcgTTTATGcatgcttttgtttcacttgccttAAAAGACATATCTACAAAAATGGTGCTCTGGCTGTtgccagagaaattactgcctttgctctctgctaggatttttatggtttcaggtctcacatttaggtccttaatccactttgagtttattttgtgtattgtgtaagaaagtggttcagtttcattcctctgcatgctgctgtccagttttcccaacgccGTTTGTGGAGAAGACTGTCTTTTTcgcattgcatattcttgcctcctttgtcaaagattaattcgCCATGTAataatgggtttatttctgggctcaccATTCTGTTCtactgacctatgtgtctattttctgccagtatcatactgttttcattactacaactttgtagtgtatcttgaaatctggtagctgcagttttgttcttctttttcaagatggctttggctacgCAGGGTCTTTTGGAGTTCCATacaaaattttaggattgtttgttctagttctgtgaaaaaagcCTTTGGTATtgtggtagggattgcattaaatctgtagattgctgtgggtagtatgggcattttaataatatctgttCTTCTAGTCCAtaagcatgggatatctttccatttgttggtattgtcttcaatttctctcatcaatgttttatacaagtctttcacctccttggttaagtttattcctaggtattttattatttctggtgtaattgtaaatggtattattttcttaatttctctttctgctacttcattattagtgtatggaaatgcaatggatttctatgtgtggattttatatcctgtgaccctactgaattcattgatcacttctagtagttttttggtcgaatctttagagttttctatatatggtatcctgtcatctgcaaagagtgaaagttttacttcctccttatTAATGcgggtgtcttttatttctttttcttgtctgatggctgtgactaggacttccagtactacgtTAAGTAAAAGTGGtaaaagtggacatccctgtcttattcctgaccttgggggagagctgtcagcttttcaccattaagtattatgttaactgtgggtttttcatatgtggcttgTATTATGTTATGTCAATACTCCTCTTAAAAACCTTGCAACCTGTCGTGCCAATTATCTCACAGACTGCCAGTTATCTTCCCAATATGCCTGTTCTCCCTCCTTCCATGATTACAGAACCTCAGTGTTATTTCCAGCAACAATGTATCCAAGCAAAAGACTACATTCCCACCCTCCCCTGTAGCCATGGTGAGGTCTTGTGACTAAGTTCTAGTCAATGAGATGCAAGTTAAAGTGTTATGTGAAACTTCATAAAGGCTCTATAAAGGTAATCGACACTGCTAGGATGAGAGTGCACCCTTcttgcctttccttctttctctttcttttttttttttttttttttttttttttcagagaatgaCAGCTGGTCAATTTATTTGTAAGATATTTATCCATACTTATCTAGAGTTTTCAGAGGCTACTGGACCAGTCATCTATTCTAAACTTTTATGTTACATATGGACATTTTCTCAATAGTACTCTTAAGTCACATCTCATTTACCTTAAGAACCACACAGGCTTGTTTTCAATAGTTGAAATGCCTGTAGTACACTATATAGTTTGCTTAGATGTACTCTGTTAATGGTCTGGTGTGGCCACAGGAAAAGCAAGCATTATTAAATATGAATGCAATCCTTACCAACACaaattaaaccttttttttcccccccagtaaAAAAGCTAGCCCAGAAAAATGTCTCATTCTATAAAGATTAATCATTTCCAAATCACAGTGAAAGGAAGTGGAAtaatttaccaattttgttttctattctatgTCTTAAGAGATACCTCACTAAAAACTGGTATCCGACATAACAGAATAACATTTGCAGAATGTAATATTGTAGTGAGAGTACAGAGGTTGATTGTTACAGACATATTAAACTCTGCGTGTTAAATGGTTACATCCTATTTACATAGAACATTGGTCCAATAACAAAAATAGACAACAGCAGCTGGAAATTTATCTCATTCAATGTTCAGAGATAAAAGGGTTAAccattctttccattattttctatAGATAAGTCCTTTTTTCATACTGTAATCCGATGGCAATTAAATTCTGATATTTTTCCGAGCTACTGTATGAAGAGAATGCTGAAAGCCATCACTATACAGCATACTGCAACGTAAGGACTCTTCCGTTCACCAATTCTGGCGCACTTCCAAAATATACCCAACAATCCAGTTTTATTTCTGTCCAGGAGGCTGGGTGCCAAAGATCGGATATAAGCACAGGTACATATAAGCAGCAAGATTACAGTCAACAGACTCTGAAAATTGAAAATGGCAGACATAGTGAGGCCGGCGAAGCCCCAGCCACATCACCCTTCCggctccttctttctctttcttgcctacTGGAATAGGGATGAGATGCCAGGAGCTCCAACAGCTATCTTGGACTATGTGGCAAACTTGAAGGTAAAAAGCAcatttaaatgatgaaaattcCTTAATGTCTAAGAAATCGCCATATCAACCCTACAGTATcaaattccaaatttattttatgggAGAGAAATAAACTGTTTTGAGCCACTGTTATTTGGGGCTTTCTGTTTTATGCAGATGAACTTGACCCTATTGACAcacctttctgttcctttttttttttttttgactccaGGATGAATTCTCTGCATTGGCTCATCTGAATATCTGTTCTCAGAGTTTGTTTTACCCGAGATAATATAACAAGGTTTATTACACTGCCCACCCTGTAACCTTTAAGTAGCCTAGTAAAATATATAGCCCAGGTGCATTTGCTCAGCGGGGTTAATAAGATGTATGTCAGAACTTTGATTTTCCAAAGGCATATTTCATTTTaggtagagagaaaaaataattttgtaatcaCATGCTGCACACTAAGTTGGCAACCCACCTCACCAATGTGAGAGATTACCAATCAGGGTGAATGGCTCACTAAAATTCAAGGGGATGTCACTTTTGTGTGAAGGGgtgctgctttctcctcttcaGCATGATGTTCAAATCCTCATAATGCTTCCCATATTGTGCTGCAATGATTTTAGCAAGTCTTCTCTTTTACAGAGACTCTCCTATTTAAGTCTGTATTCTGAGTGCCTAGCATAGCACCTGGCAAATGATAGATGCCCCAAAAGTCACCACTCCTTAATGAATCAATGATGTCCCTTATTAGAGGCTTATTGGAACTATCAGAACTCTCATTTGTATCACCAAAGATTAATGTAGCTTTCAAAGATCtatccaaaaaatataataataataataaataattactgaataTTTTCTACATACTAGGTCATTTGCTAAGCTTGAAAAAGCTCTGTaagagagctgtgtgtgtgtgtgtgtgtgtgtgtgtgtgtgtgtgtgtgtgtatttctatattttatctttatctaCGGTCCATGCTTTCAGACCACACATGCTCTTAAAAGAAGCCGTGTAATTTGGTACAATGACCACTGACACGGACCACCTCACATTCACAGAGGCTGAACTGGCTTCTGAATGTCTTATTGAGCATACTTTTTGTAAGAAATTTTTGTTCTGTAATCTACCTTTAGGAATCAAAATGACCTATGAAGTTATTGGACACTGAAGGTTGGTCCATGATAGGAACTCAACTTTTAACATTCATATAATTGACCATTTTGCCCATCTGTGGAATAAACATCAATTTTAAATCACTAACAACATAGGATGTTTTTGGTGTGAGGTAAAAGGTGCTGTTTGAATGGCAAGACCTCACAAactcccatccctccccaccccccaaaacatCCAAGTAGTGAAATATCgcttttggttttgatttttatcacAGAAAATGTCACAAATATCATGACACTATTATTATCAGTGCCAACTGACTCTGAAATAGCATGAGTTTGATCTGCATGGGTCCTCTTATGTGTGgatttgtttttgataaatgcaatacagcactgtaaatgtattttctcttccttataattctcttaaataattttcttttgtctagcttattttattgtaagaatgcagtagataatacacataacatacaaaatatatgttagtTGACTGTTTACTTATTGGTAAGGTTTCCGGTCAACAAGaggctattggtagttaagttttaggggagtcaaaggttatactcagattttcaactgtgcaagGTAGACACCCGTAACGCTTgagttgttcaagagtcaactgtaattTCTAGGAGTAACCTGGTCTTTTCATCTATCTCATTAAAGATGTTTGATCTGGAAGGTAAGAGGTTTTGCTTCTTCACCGTGGTTAGCCTGATTAGTTCTTCACCTCTATTCATTGATGAAGAGCCCAGGTCAGCACTGCATTTCAGTCAGACTGTGGCTTGATGCCTACAACTGACTTAAGTTTTCACTAATTTTCCATCGCTGATAGATGACAATAAAAGTGATATTCCTGTGACACATACCATGAGGCTGCCTAGAATAAACTAATTCATTGCCTTTGGGGGCCCAGAGCTCACAGTGAAAGTGGTAATGTTTGTGGAACACAATGGGGCAAACAGAAGAGCCTGCTCTTGGAGAGAGGTGATCTGCTATAGGCTTTGACCGCCCCGGGCCCGATATCTCAGTACACCTTAATCCTTGAGGGCCTGTTGGCTGCAGAGCTCAGAGTTATAAGACTATgcagtatattatatatacatagggaatatataaagataaagatatagaatatttctatGTGTGTATAGTAATGggattatttatacatttataagtaTCTATGTCTAGATACACACACAGCCCAACAAGAACACCTGCAGTAGGAAAGCTAAGGTTGAGATGGGATTTTCTACCTTATGCTCTTTCCCTTGTCAGTGCCTTCCCACAGGAGGAGGAGCTTCTAATCTGACTGGTCAAAGCTTTTGCCTTACTGGTCGACATTTCCTTCAATAAGtacttgttctgttctttcagttTAACCTTCTTTGTTCCTACAATTAAGTTGCTAAATCAGAGTGTGCCGTATAGATTCAGACATTTTCTGGAGTGAGAGAGCAAAAGGCTTATCTTCCTCAGCTTGGTTCTCCAGTCAAGCTTTTACTGCAGGGCCTGTGCTTCTCTACCATCACTTTAGGGACACTTGCTTTCTGTTCTAGCTAACTGAACTCTCTGTGAGGAGCTCTCAGAGTTAGGACACCTTCAGGGAAGAGGAGATGTAACTGATAAGATTGGGTCCATGCCTTAAAACCCTAGGATTATGAGGCTATGTGTTGCCTAACCAAAGAACAATCATATGCTTTATTGAGTAAGACTACATTTCCTGGTCTCCATGGAAGCCAGGTGTGGGTTTGCTCTGGccaatgaaaaagagaaatgttgtTTGGGACTTTTGGGAAGGCTGCTTAAAAAGAGctggtccaggggcgcctgggtggcgcagtggg includes:
- the LOC122495626 gene encoding protein kish-A, with the translated sequence MSAIFNFQSLLTVILLLICTCAYIRSLAPSLLDRNKTGLLGIFWKCARIGERKSPYVAVCCIVMAFSILFIQ